A stretch of the Streptomyces sp. NBC_01428 genome encodes the following:
- a CDS encoding DUF5994 family protein — MSTTTDQPPPSAVPFRSPTTRLALKPVAPSPTAGPAGLDGAWWPRSRDLAHELTALADVLDPLWGRITRIAVNPLQWPIIPRRIVVNGHVVKVDWFTSPFEQHKILLLSYTAGRWDLLVIPPETDAVAAARLMTAATAVSVPAPTASDLMAVDGEGRPSPSHGYDEDRPAPLVAGR, encoded by the coding sequence ATGTCCACGACCACAGACCAGCCCCCGCCGAGCGCCGTGCCCTTCAGGTCCCCGACCACACGCCTCGCCCTGAAGCCCGTCGCCCCGAGCCCGACGGCCGGACCCGCGGGTCTGGACGGGGCCTGGTGGCCCCGGTCGCGTGACCTGGCCCACGAACTCACCGCCCTGGCCGACGTGCTCGACCCCCTCTGGGGGCGCATCACACGCATCGCCGTCAACCCTCTCCAGTGGCCGATCATCCCGCGCAGGATCGTGGTGAACGGCCATGTGGTGAAGGTCGATTGGTTCACCTCGCCGTTCGAGCAGCACAAGATCCTGCTGCTGTCGTACACGGCGGGCCGCTGGGACCTCCTCGTGATCCCTCCGGAGACGGACGCCGTCGCGGCGGCCCGGCTGATGACCGCCGCGACCGCGGTCTCCGTGCCGGCGCCGACCGCATCCGACCTGATGGCCGTGGACGGGGAAGGCCGGCCTTCCCCGTCGCACGGATACGACGAGGACCGGCCCGCGCCACTGGTGGCGGGGAGATGA
- a CDS encoding NUDIX hydrolase, which translates to MTGLDAMPSPHPRPATEHHGTSALLVDDSGRYLLHLRDAHKPIWRPGQWGLLGGGTEPGESPAEGIARELLEETGLTVPDLAPFLVVDTFDVDGTLTDRCLVHVGTLNRPAHEIPLHEGIQLRWTNIAETAHMTMDPGTAAVLREHVRDPRPRLDAGGVPQTLRVREGGAVRARSIVGAHLVLVRDGAVLLGRRHPDSAYAPSTWHVPAGHREPGESALACMVRETAEETGIAVEADALSLVHTVDMCNPGSPFPRVQLFFAAARWSGEPQVLEPDRCTAWRWWPLDALPDDLVAYTRTALTAIAAGSVYSSLGWAD; encoded by the coding sequence ATGACCGGCCTGGACGCCATGCCGTCCCCGCACCCCCGGCCCGCCACCGAGCACCACGGCACCTCGGCCCTCCTCGTCGACGACTCCGGGCGGTACCTCCTGCACCTCCGTGACGCGCACAAGCCCATCTGGCGGCCCGGTCAATGGGGTCTGCTGGGCGGCGGCACGGAGCCCGGCGAGTCACCCGCCGAGGGGATCGCCCGCGAACTCCTCGAAGAGACCGGTCTCACCGTCCCGGATCTCGCCCCCTTCCTCGTCGTCGACACCTTCGACGTCGACGGCACACTGACCGACCGCTGTCTCGTCCATGTGGGCACGCTGAACAGGCCCGCCCACGAGATCCCCCTCCACGAGGGCATCCAGTTGCGCTGGACGAACATCGCCGAGACAGCGCACATGACGATGGATCCCGGCACGGCGGCCGTGCTCCGCGAACACGTGAGGGACCCGCGCCCCCGCCTCGACGCGGGCGGAGTGCCGCAGACCCTGCGGGTCCGGGAGGGGGGCGCGGTCCGCGCCCGCAGCATCGTCGGCGCCCACCTGGTCCTCGTACGGGACGGTGCGGTGCTGCTCGGCAGACGGCATCCGGACAGCGCGTACGCCCCCTCGACGTGGCACGTGCCGGCCGGGCACCGGGAGCCCGGCGAGTCGGCGCTCGCCTGCATGGTGCGGGAGACGGCGGAGGAGACCGGGATCGCCGTCGAGGCCGACGCGCTCTCCCTGGTCCACACCGTGGACATGTGCAACCCCGGGAGCCCCTTCCCGCGGGTGCAGCTGTTCTTCGCCGCCGCCCGCTGGAGCGGCGAACCGCAGGTCCTGGAACCCGACCGGTGCACCGCATGGCGGTGGTGGCCCCTGGACGCACTCCCGGACGACCTGGTCGCGTACACCCGTACGGCACTCACCGCCATCGCCGCCGGGAGCGTCTACTCGTCGCTCGGCTGGGCGGATTGA
- a CDS encoding acyl-CoA desaturase — protein MALTSTPSPRDGPPDDASPPAVYDGTSPFPVGDPGSPRHGGERLYVTVTAVIVVLPFVALGLAGWLLWGRLIHPADVVLAAVLYVVTGLGVTVGFHRGLTHGGYRAVRPVRVALAVAGSMSFQGDVIGWVATHRRHHAFTDRPGDPHSPYRYGTHLRGQLRGLFHAHVGWLFRNERTPAERYAPDLLADRDMRAVSRAFPALCALTLALPFGLGWAIGGSWVYGVTALLWAGLVRITLLHHVTWSVNSLCHLIGERPFRTRRHDRATNLWPLALLSFGESWHNMHHADPTSARHGVDRGQIDPSAAVIRLLERLGWVSEVHWPTTERVTARRL, from the coding sequence ATGGCGCTCACGTCCACCCCCTCACCCCGAGATGGACCGCCGGACGACGCATCACCGCCCGCGGTCTACGACGGCACCTCGCCCTTCCCGGTCGGTGATCCGGGTTCGCCCCGTCACGGCGGGGAGCGGCTCTACGTCACGGTGACCGCGGTGATCGTGGTGCTGCCGTTCGTCGCTCTCGGCCTGGCTGGATGGCTGCTGTGGGGACGGCTCATCCATCCCGCCGACGTCGTTCTCGCCGCCGTCCTCTACGTCGTCACCGGCCTCGGCGTCACCGTCGGCTTCCACCGCGGCCTCACCCACGGCGGTTACCGAGCCGTGCGTCCGGTGCGCGTCGCGCTCGCGGTCGCCGGGTCGATGAGCTTCCAGGGCGACGTCATCGGCTGGGTCGCGACCCACCGCCGGCATCACGCGTTCACGGACCGCCCCGGGGACCCGCACTCCCCGTACCGCTACGGCACCCATCTGCGCGGCCAGCTGCGCGGGTTGTTCCACGCGCACGTCGGCTGGCTGTTCCGCAACGAACGGACACCGGCCGAGCGATACGCCCCCGACCTGCTCGCCGACCGCGACATGCGCGCCGTCTCCCGGGCCTTCCCCGCTCTGTGCGCCCTCACCCTCGCCCTGCCGTTCGGTCTGGGCTGGGCGATCGGCGGCAGCTGGGTGTACGGCGTGACCGCCCTCCTGTGGGCGGGACTCGTCCGGATCACGCTGCTGCACCACGTCACCTGGAGCGTCAACTCGCTGTGCCATCTGATCGGTGAACGCCCGTTCCGGACGCGGCGCCACGACCGGGCCACCAACCTGTGGCCGCTGGCCCTGCTGTCGTTCGGCGAGAGCTGGCACAACATGCACCACGCGGATCCGACGAGCGCCCGCCACGGCGTGGACCGCGGTCAGATCGACCCGTCGGCTGCCGTCATCCGCCTTCTCGAACGGCTCGGCTGGGTGTCCGAGGTGCACTGGCCGACCACGGAGCGTGTCACCGCACGCCGCCTCTGA
- a CDS encoding AI-2E family transporter, which translates to MNAGPRRSHRQQDAPGTARGGRRMRSVVLGNRSARGARSVARARSAGATAGSGGGGGDGTAVGHGLRVAAAYAWRLVIVGVVAYAVFSLLGRLQLVAVALFLALVITAVLRPLADLLARHMPRTPAVVLSIGGSVLLVLGLLALVGRLVAGESGRLGSEFAGGLGRIERWLEGSPFHVSHAVLSNLQDKVAHLVSENRSVLISSALSGVGRAVEVITGLVLALFCSLFFIRSGDRFWRWFKDLIPQSARDPWDRAGRAAWRSFAGYTRGIIIVAATNAVLVGIALYALGVPLALPLTLLEFFAAFIPLVGSPVALGVATVVALATKGPVVAIVVLCLIVVIGQLEGHVLHPLVLSWAVRLHPVVVAVSVIGGSILAGVIGAVVAVPMVSVAWSVISELRRPPEPAGRSPDGPPAPL; encoded by the coding sequence GTGAACGCCGGACCGCGCCGTTCGCACCGGCAGCAGGACGCGCCCGGCACGGCCCGCGGTGGACGCCGGATGCGCTCCGTCGTCCTCGGGAACCGTTCCGCGCGCGGAGCGCGCTCCGTGGCCCGGGCCCGCAGCGCCGGCGCGACCGCGGGCTCCGGCGGCGGAGGCGGCGACGGCACGGCGGTGGGCCACGGACTCCGGGTGGCCGCGGCGTACGCCTGGCGGTTGGTGATCGTCGGTGTGGTCGCCTACGCCGTCTTCTCCCTCCTGGGCCGGCTGCAACTCGTCGCCGTGGCACTCTTCCTCGCGCTGGTCATCACGGCCGTGCTGCGCCCTCTCGCCGACCTGCTGGCCCGTCACATGCCCCGGACCCCCGCCGTGGTGCTCAGCATCGGCGGCAGCGTGCTGCTCGTCCTCGGCCTGCTGGCACTGGTCGGCAGGCTCGTGGCGGGAGAGTCGGGGCGCCTGGGGAGCGAGTTCGCGGGGGGACTGGGACGTATCGAGCGGTGGCTGGAGGGCTCTCCCTTCCATGTGAGTCACGCGGTCCTGTCCAACCTCCAGGACAAGGTCGCCCATCTCGTCTCCGAGAACCGGTCGGTGCTGATCAGCAGCGCGCTCAGCGGCGTCGGCCGTGCGGTCGAGGTCATCACCGGGCTGGTGCTCGCCCTGTTCTGCTCACTGTTCTTCATCCGCTCCGGTGACAGGTTCTGGCGCTGGTTCAAGGACCTGATCCCGCAGAGCGCCCGCGACCCCTGGGACCGGGCGGGCCGCGCGGCCTGGCGGTCCTTCGCCGGATACACGCGCGGCATCATCATCGTGGCCGCGACCAACGCCGTGCTCGTCGGGATCGCGCTGTACGCGCTGGGGGTCCCCCTCGCGCTGCCGCTCACCCTGCTGGAGTTCTTCGCGGCCTTCATCCCCTTGGTGGGTTCTCCCGTCGCGCTCGGCGTGGCCACCGTCGTCGCCCTGGCCACCAAGGGGCCGGTCGTGGCGATCGTGGTGCTCTGCCTGATCGTCGTGATCGGCCAGCTGGAGGGGCACGTACTCCACCCGCTCGTCCTGAGCTGGGCGGTCCGCCTGCACCCCGTGGTCGTCGCGGTCTCCGTCATCGGCGGGAGCATCCTCGCCGGTGTCATCGGCGCCGTCGTGGCCGTGCCGATGGTGTCGGTCGCGTGGTCCGTGATCAGTGAACTCCGCAGACCGCCCGAGCCGGCGGGCCGCTCACCGGACGGCCCGCCCGCGCCGCTCTGA
- a CDS encoding ABC transporter ATP-binding protein yields the protein MTSASRSTTAASPPPPPQPAEITYSGHYSVNPLGEVGFRSLCSQLPRVLRRITAMAWGIDRRAVLLILACQLATGASAAVLLTATAKAMVPLLGTGAVADRLGTALPALAVVAGASAVARLAVAVAAYAERRVTPGLTTATDTALVEAVCRVEAAAYAVDGFSDRQEAAEMGVIRTTVMVTDAQRFLSALIRMVTAGGVLSVLDPRMLPLLLLAVAPAGIGAVLTARVDYETHYANVADRNVRGMTRWWATTPKYGDEVRANGMTDYLVHWYRALSERVDGRTLAAAPRTLRISLLSSLAGGTFLAAAWGVLAWLAVTGRIEPAVAATAVVAVQTTLAALSQVVVNGAAVFHTSLYLGDMQAFFDDAAARAPRRGRAVVGAPVEEIRLDEVGYTYPGKSEPAVDGVSLTLRRGDILAVVGVNGSGKSTLTRLITGIYLADKGRISWNGTDLADADPATVWNHTGLVPQIFAQWPLRARENVTLGQPRSSDDEHVWEAVEAVGMREAIEDLPAGLDTLLAREIFGGAELSGGQWQRLACSRALYRRPALLILDEPTSQMDPRGEHGIFERIKTIAADRITIVVTHRLENTRIADHVVVMEKGRLTEQGTYDDLVHAGGTFADLLRLSQER from the coding sequence TTGACCTCTGCTTCCCGTTCCACCACAGCAGCCTCGCCACCGCCGCCACCGCAGCCCGCCGAGATCACCTACTCCGGGCACTACTCCGTCAATCCGCTCGGTGAGGTCGGTTTCCGGTCCCTCTGCTCGCAACTCCCCCGCGTCCTGCGACGGATCACCGCGATGGCCTGGGGAATCGACCGCCGCGCCGTACTCCTCATCCTCGCCTGCCAGTTGGCCACCGGTGCCAGCGCGGCCGTACTGCTGACGGCGACCGCGAAGGCCATGGTTCCCCTCCTCGGCACGGGTGCGGTCGCCGACCGGCTGGGGACGGCGCTCCCCGCGCTCGCGGTCGTCGCCGGCGCCAGTGCGGTGGCCCGGCTGGCCGTGGCGGTCGCCGCGTACGCGGAACGGCGCGTCACGCCCGGACTGACGACGGCCACCGACACCGCGCTCGTCGAGGCGGTCTGCCGGGTCGAAGCCGCGGCCTACGCGGTGGACGGCTTCTCCGACCGCCAGGAGGCCGCGGAGATGGGGGTGATCCGCACCACCGTGATGGTGACGGACGCCCAGCGCTTCCTGTCCGCCCTGATCAGAATGGTCACCGCGGGCGGGGTGCTGTCCGTGCTCGATCCCCGGATGCTTCCCCTGCTCCTGCTGGCCGTCGCCCCGGCTGGTATCGGCGCGGTCCTCACGGCCCGGGTCGACTACGAGACGCACTACGCGAACGTCGCCGACCGCAACGTACGCGGAATGACGCGCTGGTGGGCGACGACACCGAAGTACGGTGACGAGGTCCGGGCCAACGGCATGACCGACTACCTCGTCCACTGGTACCGGGCGCTCTCCGAGCGGGTCGACGGGCGCACGCTCGCCGCCGCGCCGCGCACCCTGCGAATCTCCTTGCTCTCCTCGCTCGCGGGCGGCACGTTCCTCGCCGCGGCCTGGGGCGTGCTCGCCTGGCTGGCGGTGACCGGGCGGATCGAACCGGCCGTCGCCGCCACAGCGGTCGTCGCCGTCCAGACGACGCTCGCCGCGCTGTCCCAGGTGGTCGTCAACGGTGCCGCCGTGTTCCACACCAGCCTCTACCTCGGCGACATGCAGGCCTTCTTCGACGACGCGGCGGCACGTGCGCCCCGGCGCGGCCGAGCGGTCGTCGGGGCGCCGGTGGAGGAGATCCGTCTGGACGAGGTCGGCTACACGTATCCGGGCAAGTCCGAACCGGCCGTCGACGGGGTCTCCCTGACCCTCCGGCGCGGTGACATCCTCGCCGTCGTGGGCGTCAACGGCTCCGGCAAGAGCACCCTGACCCGGCTGATCACCGGCATCTACCTGGCGGACAAGGGCCGCATCTCCTGGAACGGCACCGACCTGGCGGACGCCGACCCCGCCACCGTCTGGAACCACACCGGGCTCGTACCGCAGATCTTCGCCCAGTGGCCGTTGCGGGCACGCGAGAACGTGACCCTGGGGCAACCCCGGTCGTCCGACGACGAGCACGTGTGGGAGGCGGTCGAGGCGGTCGGCATGCGCGAGGCGATCGAGGATCTTCCCGCCGGACTCGACACGCTCCTCGCCCGGGAGATCTTCGGCGGCGCCGAACTCTCCGGCGGACAGTGGCAACGCCTCGCCTGCTCCCGGGCCCTGTACCGGCGGCCCGCGCTGCTCATCCTCGACGAACCCACCTCCCAGATGGACCCGCGGGGCGAGCACGGCATCTTCGAGAGGATCAAGACCATCGCTGCCGACCGCATCACCATCGTCGTCACGCACCGCCTGGAGAACACCCGGATCGCCGACCACGTCGTCGTCATGGAGAAGGGCCGCCTCACCGAACAGGGCACCTACGACGATCTCGTCCACGCCGGCGGCACCTTCGCCGATCTCCTGCGCCTCTCCCAGGAACGCTGA
- a CDS encoding DUF5994 family protein has protein sequence MTTAVQPPLPERPPLRLRLAPHGGLPRAIDGAWWPHSDDLLTELPHLLAGLPSAWGHISSVTVNGGAWSALPGRILVVNQVVRLTTNATTSDPHTIVLVAPGEGRWDLLVVPPNATEDAAGPLMSAAGAFR, from the coding sequence ATGACCACCGCAGTACAGCCCCCGCTTCCCGAGCGCCCGCCCCTCCGCCTGCGGCTCGCGCCGCACGGCGGGCTGCCCCGAGCCATCGACGGGGCATGGTGGCCGCACTCCGACGACCTGCTCACCGAACTCCCTCACCTGCTCGCCGGGTTGCCGAGCGCATGGGGACACATCAGCAGTGTCACGGTCAACGGCGGCGCATGGTCCGCGCTGCCCGGCCGCATCCTCGTCGTCAACCAGGTCGTACGACTGACCACGAACGCGACGACGTCCGACCCCCACACCATCGTCCTCGTCGCTCCCGGAGAGGGGCGCTGGGACCTGCTCGTCGTACCACCGAACGCGACCGAGGACGCGGCCGGACCTCTCATGTCGGCGGCGGGCGCCTTCCGCTGA